The genomic DNA ATGAAGGAAAAATCGTAAACAACTTCTCTGGCTCCAAATGCGCGTCCGGTACGGGAGAGTTTTTCAAGCAGCAGCTGGGAAGAATGAATATGACTCTCAGCGATGTAAACGGCGTCAGCGATGACAGCCAGGTCGTTACCCTGTCCTCCCGCTGTTCCGTTTTCATGAAGAGCGATTGTACTCACAGGCTCAATAAGAAAGAATCGACACCCGACGATATCGTCGTGTCGCTCAGCAACGTCATGGCCGTGAAGGTTATCGACTTCCTGAAAAAAGCGGGAATCCGGACCGGAAGGGTTATGCTGACCGGAGGGGTGACCCTCAACCGGCACATCATACGCTTTATGAGAGAACAGGCGCCCGATATCGATTTCATCATCCCCGAAACTGCTTCTTATTTCGAAGCGTACGGCGCGGCTCTCCTCGCAGCGGAAACAGGAACACCCTACCCGGGAACCGACCGGCTTATGAAACCCGGTCAGGTCAAGTTCTCGAATCTGGACGACCTGAAATCGGCCATGGACAAAGTTTCCTATTTTTCCGCTGAAGAAACGAAACTGGTAGAAAGCAAGGAATATATCCTCGGTGTGGACGGCGGTTCGACGACGACCAAAGCCTGTCTGATCGACAGGGAAACCAATCAGATCGCCGCCAGCCATTACGGTCGGACCCACGGCGACCCGATCAAAGCCCTGAAAAACTGTATTGTAGAAATCAAGAAAAAGATTAAGGAAGATATAGGTGACGGGAAGATAAAAATCACCCTGGCCGCAACAACCGGTTCATCGCGAGAAATTCTCGGTGTTTTCCTGGAAACAGGCGGCGTTTACAATGAAATTATCGCCCACGCCTACGGAACCACATTCTTCTCGGAAGATGTCGACACCATATTCGAGATCGGCGGACAGGATGCCAAATATGTTCTGCTGAAAAACAAGGTGCCCATAGACTACGCCATGAACGAAGCCTGTTCCGCCGGAACGGGATCATTCCTGGAGGAATCAGCCCATGGAGACCTCAATATCGGTTCAGCCGCAGAGATCGGCGATATTGCCCTTCTGGCAGACAATCCTTTGAAATTCGGCGAGCACTGTTCCGCCTTTATCAATTCCGATATCCGAAAGGCCATCCAGCAGGGCGCGACCCGGGAAAACATCACGGCGGGAATCGTCACCTCCATTGTTGCCAATTATCTGAACAGGGTCGTAGGCAATAGAACCATCGGAAACAAGATCTTTCTTCAGGGAGGAGTGGCTAAAAACAAAGCCGTACCTCTGGCATTCGCCATGTTTCTGGACAAGGAGATTCTCGTTCCGCCCAGCCCCGAACTGATGGGCTGCTTCGGCGTGGGAATCCTGGCGGCTCAGAAAAATTCCGATGGTTTCCTCGATAAGGGAGATTTTGATCTCGATGCGATTCTGGAAACGGAAATCACTTACGATAGAGTTTTCACCTGTAAATCCTGCGACAACTTCTGCCCCATCCAGGTGCTTAACGTCAACGGACACAAATATATGTTCGGCGGACGTTGTAACAAATATGCCAACAGCCGCCGGAAAGTCGATGAATCCGTAAAGGTTATCGATTATGTGGAGCAGAGGAATCAGCTGCTTTTCCACGATTGCGCAGCCGACCAGGAGAACATGACGGTTAAAAGAGATTTTACCGTCGGTATTCCCAGAGCTTTTTCCGTACACACCATGTACCCGCTCTACTCATGGTTCTTCCATCAGCTGGGAATAAAAACGGTTCTCTCCACGGATATCGCCCACGACGGCGTGGCCCGGGTGGAAAGTTCCTACTGTTTCCCGGCGGAAATAGCCCACGGTGCGGTTCAGGATATACTGGACAAGGGTTGCGACTACGTTCTGGTTCCCCATTACCGGGATATGGAAAGTCTGGAGAAAGATGTTCATGCCAACTTCTGCCCCATAACCCAGAGTCTCCCCTACTACATCAAAAAAGCTTTCCCCGAAGTGCCCGAGGAGAAGTTCCTTCCCCTCATTGTTACATTCAAATTCGGAGAAGAGAAAGCTCTCGAATACTTCATCCAGATGGGCGCCCAGCTCGGTATCGGTGAAAGCGAAGTAAAAAAAGCATTCCGTTTCGCTTTGGATAAACAGAAGGATTATTTCAGACAGGCTTACGAACTGGGCCAGAGGGCCCTTGATGAGGCACAGCAGCAGGACAGAGCAGTCATCGCTCTTCTCGGCCGCCCCTACAATGCTCTTACAGCCGAAGCCAATATGGGAATTCCCAGAAAATTTTCCACGAGAGGATATTCCATCATCCCCTTTGACATCATACCGGTAAGCGATGAAGATATTTTCTCCAATATGTATTGGTATTACGGCCAGCTCGATATGAAAGTGGCTGTGAAGCTCAAGGATATGGACAATGTCTTCATTACCTATATCACCAACTTCTCCTGCGCCCCCGATTCGTTCATTCTCCACTACATCAAGTGGCTTATGGGAACGAAACCCTTTCTGATTCTGGAACTGGACTCCCACTCCGCCGATGCCGGTGTCGATACCCGGGTAGAAGCTTTTCTCGATATCATCGAAGGTTACCGCTCCAAGCTGAGCGAAAAGGAAGGGGACCGGTACGACAACGGACTGCGATTCATTAACAACGGGGAAGAGGAAATCCATCTTCTCAATGTTCATGAGGACAAAAAAATCCCGATCAAAAACAATAAGAAGGTTAAGATCCTTCTTTCCAATATGGGAAAACTGTCCACAGAGATCGTCGCGGCTATTATGCGGTCCAACGGCTTCGAGGGAATAGCCCTCCCCGGCGCCGATCAGGAAGTCCTCCGCCTCGCCCGGTCCCATGCCTCGGGAAAGGAATGCGTACCCTCCCATCTGGTACTGGGAAGCGCCTTGCGTTTCTTCAATTCTCCGGAATACAAAAAGGACGAGATCTACATGCTCTTTGTCCCCATTACGACAGGCCCCTGTCGGACCGGACAGTACTTCGTTTTCTACGAAAACCTGTTTAAGGACATGCAGCTTGAGAACGTGGTCGTCTTTACCATGAGCGCCGACAATTCCTATACGGAACTGGGTCCGGACTTCTCCAGACACTTCTGGAAAGCGGCGGCCGCTGCGGATTATATGAAGGATATCCAGACATCGCTCAGAGCCTGTGCGGTCGATCCCGCTTCGGCTCTGAACCAGTTCGACCAGCTGTGGAACCACCTCTGCGTTTCCGTCGAGAAGGATTTCAGAAATCTGATGCCCGAACTGAAAAAGGCGGCCGATGCCATCAAAGAGATTCCTCTGAAGAAAAAAATGGTCGACTGTCCCAAGGTTCTCATCGTCGGTGAGATCTATGTCCGCCGAGACGACTTTGCCGTTGATGAGCTTATCGAGCATTTCAGCCGGAAAGAGATTATTGCCAAAGTGGCCGGTATCGGTGAGTGGATCCATTACCTGGACTTCGTCAGAACCTACGACCTTAAAAAACGGCTCAGGCTTCAGCCCTGGTGGAAAAAATTCCTTAGCAAAGAGCGCTTTGATCTTATCAGGCTCAGCATTGAAAAAGCATGGAAACACAGCACGGAACACGCCATCAAGGAAGTCCTGGCTCCTACCGAGCTGATTCCCGACTCTCCCGATGATATGGAAGTGATGATGCGCAACAGCTCGGATCATTTCGTCAACCACGAACTGAACTCGGAGATTACCGTTTCGACCGGTTCCGCCGCGACGGCCATGCAGAGCGGCTATTCCGGCGTTGTAAACATCTCTCCTTTCGCCTGTCTGATCGGACGGGTTATAGAGGGATTGTACACTCCCTGGGCCAGAAAGCAGAACTTTCCCACCATGTCTCTCGAGGTGGATGGAAACCAGCTGCCGCCCAATATCATCAACAAGCTCAACATCTTTATGATCAACGTTCTGCGTTTCCGCGACAACCCGGGAATCGCCGAGCTGATCGAGACGGAAGAGCCGATTTACGGCCAGGAAGCATCGGCCTGCAGTACAGAAGCCTGCGGAACCGATTCCTGTTCGACATGCGGGACCGAGTACAGTAACTTCAACGAGTTCATCAAGAACGCTGATTGATTAGTTATTTAAGCAATATAAAAAGGCTGCCTTTAACCGGGTGGCTTTTTTTATTTTTTATTGAACTATTTTTTGACCGGAACTACAATTGTCAGCATGAATAACGTGCTTCTGGTTGAAGATGATCTGGCGATCAGCGATCTGCTGGAGATTAACCTTTCCATGTCGGGATTTACGGTTGAATGCTCTGACGGGATTCAGGCTGCCGCAGAACTGATTAATGAAAAAGAATTTTCTATTGTCCTCCTGGATCTCTCCCTGAATGACGGATACGGTCTTTCCCTGATCCCCGTCTGCGAATCTTTCAAAATCCCTGTTCTGATCCTTACAGCGGACAATTCCCTTAGAACAAAGATCAATAGCCTGAATCTCGGCGCTGATGATTATGTCGTTAAGCCTTTTGAAACAGCCGAATTGATTGCCAGAATCCATGCTATTCTCAGACGGTCGGGTCAAGTCGAAGGCCCATCGGAAGAAGTGATCGATGACATTATCATTGATGTGGAGAGAAGAGGAATAGTCCGGGACACAGAGGAAATATACCTGACTACCAAAGAGTGGCATCTGCTTCTGTTCCTGCTCAGAAACAGAGGATATGTTCTCAGCAGAGATGTGCTTCTCGACAAAGTCTGGGGTTACGATTATTACGGAAACAGCAGAACTGTGGATATGCATATACAGCGCCTGCGGAGCAAGCTAGGAACCGATAAGATTTCAACTGTCTATAAAGAGGGATACAGACTCGAATTATGAAGTTTCGTCATGCGGTGCTTCTTCAGATTATGCTGGTATCCTTTTTTTCATTGTCTTTGTCTGGAATTTCATTAATTCAACTTAACCACGCTTTCAATATAAAACAGGAATTGTCAGGTCTGCAGAAGGAAGCAGAAGTTCTCAGCCTGTTTATTGCAGAAAAAGTGGTAGAGGATTTCAATGAATATAGATTCAGCGAAAGCTTGGTATTCAAACTGCTGAGACCGGCGCTCATTGAAAAACAGAATATCTACTCCACTTGGAGAATATCTTTCAATGTAATTCAAAAAGGCGTTCCCCTTTTTAAAAATCCATCCTTCGATATTTTGAACTTACCGGAAGAGGTAAAGACTGCAGAACGGGGCGGCAATGTCTGGGTGCTGCGAAGGACCGGAGATTCCTGCTACTTAAGAGTCGCCATGCCTCTAGATATTTTCCGGGGAGAAACAGTCATTACATTTGAGAAAGAAATCTCCCAATTATTTGAACAGAGACAGAAACTGATCGGATATATGCTGATTTTTATATTGGCATTTATGTTCATATTTGTTCCTTTATCGCTGCTGCTATCAAGGACGATAACTCTGCCGCTTGAAAATATTCTTTCACAGATGGAAAATTTCGTCAGCGATAATAATTTTGATACAAGAAAGCTTTCGGTCTTTGAAGAGATCAGGCAG from Spirochaeta isovalerica includes the following:
- a CDS encoding acyl-CoA dehydratase activase translates to MHSLGINIGSSSLKSVLLKNGEIIWTSVIPHDGNFTDAVNRTLGSREIPANCPTLVTGTEGRYLFSLNNVIEPLCIEKSLEALREKVDAIVTMGGEDLIVYTISDEGKIVNNFSGSKCASGTGEFFKQQLGRMNMTLSDVNGVSDDSQVVTLSSRCSVFMKSDCTHRLNKKESTPDDIVVSLSNVMAVKVIDFLKKAGIRTGRVMLTGGVTLNRHIIRFMREQAPDIDFIIPETASYFEAYGAALLAAETGTPYPGTDRLMKPGQVKFSNLDDLKSAMDKVSYFSAEETKLVESKEYILGVDGGSTTTKACLIDRETNQIAASHYGRTHGDPIKALKNCIVEIKKKIKEDIGDGKIKITLAATTGSSREILGVFLETGGVYNEIIAHAYGTTFFSEDVDTIFEIGGQDAKYVLLKNKVPIDYAMNEACSAGTGSFLEESAHGDLNIGSAAEIGDIALLADNPLKFGEHCSAFINSDIRKAIQQGATRENITAGIVTSIVANYLNRVVGNRTIGNKIFLQGGVAKNKAVPLAFAMFLDKEILVPPSPELMGCFGVGILAAQKNSDGFLDKGDFDLDAILETEITYDRVFTCKSCDNFCPIQVLNVNGHKYMFGGRCNKYANSRRKVDESVKVIDYVEQRNQLLFHDCAADQENMTVKRDFTVGIPRAFSVHTMYPLYSWFFHQLGIKTVLSTDIAHDGVARVESSYCFPAEIAHGAVQDILDKGCDYVLVPHYRDMESLEKDVHANFCPITQSLPYYIKKAFPEVPEEKFLPLIVTFKFGEEKALEYFIQMGAQLGIGESEVKKAFRFALDKQKDYFRQAYELGQRALDEAQQQDRAVIALLGRPYNALTAEANMGIPRKFSTRGYSIIPFDIIPVSDEDIFSNMYWYYGQLDMKVAVKLKDMDNVFITYITNFSCAPDSFILHYIKWLMGTKPFLILELDSHSADAGVDTRVEAFLDIIEGYRSKLSEKEGDRYDNGLRFINNGEEEIHLLNVHEDKKIPIKNNKKVKILLSNMGKLSTEIVAAIMRSNGFEGIALPGADQEVLRLARSHASGKECVPSHLVLGSALRFFNSPEYKKDEIYMLFVPITTGPCRTGQYFVFYENLFKDMQLENVVVFTMSADNSYTELGPDFSRHFWKAAAAADYMKDIQTSLRACAVDPASALNQFDQLWNHLCVSVEKDFRNLMPELKKAADAIKEIPLKKKMVDCPKVLIVGEIYVRRDDFAVDELIEHFSRKEIIAKVAGIGEWIHYLDFVRTYDLKKRLRLQPWWKKFLSKERFDLIRLSIEKAWKHSTEHAIKEVLAPTELIPDSPDDMEVMMRNSSDHFVNHELNSEITVSTGSAATAMQSGYSGVVNISPFACLIGRVIEGLYTPWARKQNFPTMSLEVDGNQLPPNIINKLNIFMINVLRFRDNPGIAELIETEEPIYGQEASACSTEACGTDSCSTCGTEYSNFNEFIKNAD
- a CDS encoding response regulator transcription factor — protein: MNNVLLVEDDLAISDLLEINLSMSGFTVECSDGIQAAAELINEKEFSIVLLDLSLNDGYGLSLIPVCESFKIPVLILTADNSLRTKINSLNLGADDYVVKPFETAELIARIHAILRRSGQVEGPSEEVIDDIIIDVERRGIVRDTEEIYLTTKEWHLLLFLLRNRGYVLSRDVLLDKVWGYDYYGNSRTVDMHIQRLRSKLGTDKISTVYKEGYRLEL